One stretch of candidate division KSB1 bacterium DNA includes these proteins:
- a CDS encoding PorV/PorQ family protein, producing the protein MRRAILIAAVLTGLGLVLAGPVMAQKLKIIQMIDDLADWKRAGQAAMPFLRLGAGARSMGMADAALGLRGDPATLFYNPAGLAYVNGRAVMVSNMDWLIDTKIMAGAAAVNLGSLGVVGASFMYYDYGDPIPATEIDAGKLGGYGDIGTLEPSQYMFGFAYARQISDRFAIGGQVKVAHEDLLGGTGVKTRIAYQRPDGSWKQDAHDAKRTVFALDFGTSYDTGFRGLILAFAFRNFGQDVKYERESYDLPL; encoded by the coding sequence ATGAGACGGGCGATCCTTATAGCGGCTGTGCTGACGGGCCTGGGCCTCGTCCTGGCAGGCCCCGTGATGGCGCAGAAGCTGAAGATCATTCAGATGATCGATGATCTGGCTGACTGGAAGCGCGCGGGACAGGCCGCTATGCCTTTCCTGCGATTAGGAGCCGGTGCCCGCTCGATGGGCATGGCCGATGCCGCTCTCGGCCTGCGCGGTGACCCCGCTACCCTGTTCTACAACCCGGCCGGGCTGGCTTACGTAAACGGCCGCGCGGTAATGGTCTCCAATATGGACTGGCTCATCGATACCAAAATCATGGCGGGAGCCGCTGCTGTGAATTTGGGCTCCCTGGGCGTCGTTGGGGCAAGCTTCATGTACTACGATTACGGCGACCCGATTCCCGCTACGGAAATCGACGCCGGAAAACTGGGCGGGTACGGCGACATTGGAACCCTGGAGCCAAGCCAGTACATGTTCGGATTCGCCTACGCCCGGCAGATCTCGGACCGCTTCGCGATCGGCGGGCAGGTTAAAGTGGCCCACGAGGACCTACTGGGAGGCACGGGCGTCAAGACGCGCATCGCCTATCAGAGGCCAGACGGTAGTTGGAAGCAGGATGCCCACGATGCCAAGCGTACGGTCTTCGCCCTCGATTTCGGAACATCCTACGACACTGGGTTCCGTGGACTCATCCTCGCCTTCGCGTTCCGCAACTTCGGACAGGATGTAAAGTACGAACGCGAGTCGTACGACCTGCCTCTG
- a CDS encoding fibronectin type III domain-containing protein: MRKGRAWIAALGIAALLCFVARAGAQDWRVMTVNYLNLCLDKQGATWGAGDGQMTAYFLTPFEKWIPPGQQADIGYHGVDKDFQTHVDAFGGRPMGGYVSWWAGAKNWTAPPAGQWNAGAEAVLRAGETYPIFLTDNGPVSLNSLIDQPYWDGTKIYYRRVGKPDVTVDGNSQIPVAFEPANTFTLDPSLKADGVLHAKWSHPLGLTFEAKWYAFTNVEYANFILCDVTITNTGDCAAAKPGIEKPGQTLQDLWIGLAQLLMPDEDWVVYAGQIYDGEHDHLLDYDPTTRTMWFWDGDAGDIPGDDQFDPRGGPQGTAEIPTGEYCSTTITGYRILHVSTSQSPTDDPGQPAVFRYVKYQDHLVPIMAPDKMPDAYNYLSGQDGKPPYMEGFSANPYQEVTPLAKYAPMLGFGPYNLGFGESIHIVYAMAAAHIPEARSIELGWKVKNQGYSAAAAKQEIYEGGKQLLWETLDRAAQVWSRFPNFNVPFPPDPPSITLRSGPEKAFIDWTPVAGAVKYRVYRAAGGVNNTRVYDRIWEGTGTHYEDTGLIPNFSYYYYVTAVDASGLESSHYFNRTNQAVVPFRAGLNRLDMVRVVPNPFNVRGGTYKEDAAHNTTGFNFDGGAREQNTIAFINLPPKCIIRIYNSVGDHIKTLEHTSGSAEERWWPSITDYNQYTASGVYFYTIEVTEGPLKGQVGKGKFVIIR; encoded by the coding sequence GTGAGAAAGGGAAGAGCGTGGATCGCTGCCCTGGGAATCGCGGCCCTCTTGTGCTTCGTGGCGAGGGCCGGTGCTCAGGACTGGCGTGTGATGACGGTGAACTATCTGAACCTGTGCCTCGACAAGCAGGGAGCCACCTGGGGGGCGGGCGACGGGCAGATGACTGCCTACTTCCTGACGCCGTTTGAAAAGTGGATCCCCCCGGGCCAGCAAGCCGACATTGGGTATCACGGCGTCGACAAAGACTTCCAGACACACGTAGATGCCTTTGGCGGCCGTCCCATGGGTGGGTACGTCTCCTGGTGGGCTGGGGCCAAGAACTGGACCGCACCCCCGGCGGGACAGTGGAACGCAGGGGCCGAGGCAGTGCTGCGGGCTGGCGAAACCTACCCGATCTTCCTCACCGACAATGGGCCCGTTAGCTTGAACTCGCTCATTGACCAGCCCTATTGGGACGGTACGAAGATCTACTACCGGAGGGTGGGCAAACCCGACGTCACCGTGGACGGGAATAGCCAGATTCCCGTCGCCTTCGAACCGGCCAATACGTTCACGCTGGATCCAAGCCTGAAGGCGGACGGTGTGCTCCATGCCAAGTGGTCCCACCCCCTCGGCCTCACCTTCGAGGCAAAATGGTACGCTTTCACCAATGTCGAGTATGCCAATTTCATCCTGTGCGACGTGACCATCACGAACACCGGGGACTGTGCAGCGGCGAAGCCGGGCATTGAGAAGCCTGGACAGACCTTGCAGGATCTGTGGATTGGCCTTGCGCAACTGCTGATGCCCGACGAAGACTGGGTCGTGTACGCAGGGCAGATCTACGACGGCGAACATGACCACCTGCTTGATTACGATCCCACCACGCGTACCATGTGGTTCTGGGATGGCGATGCGGGCGATATCCCGGGCGACGACCAGTTTGATCCGCGCGGCGGCCCCCAGGGCACAGCGGAAATCCCCACGGGCGAATACTGCTCGACCACGATCACCGGATATAGGATCCTGCACGTATCGACCTCGCAAAGTCCCACCGATGATCCGGGTCAGCCCGCGGTGTTCCGGTACGTGAAGTACCAGGATCACCTCGTCCCCATCATGGCTCCCGACAAGATGCCGGATGCTTACAATTACCTCAGCGGCCAAGATGGCAAGCCGCCTTACATGGAGGGCTTCTCCGCGAATCCCTACCAGGAAGTGACTCCGTTGGCGAAGTACGCTCCGATGCTGGGCTTCGGGCCCTACAACCTCGGCTTCGGAGAGTCCATCCACATCGTCTACGCTATGGCGGCGGCTCACATTCCCGAAGCTCGGTCCATCGAGTTGGGATGGAAGGTCAAGAACCAGGGGTATAGCGCAGCGGCGGCTAAGCAGGAGATTTACGAGGGCGGCAAGCAGCTCTTGTGGGAGACCCTGGATCGCGCGGCTCAAGTTTGGAGCCGCTTTCCCAACTTCAACGTGCCTTTCCCGCCAGATCCTCCGAGCATCACATTGCGCTCCGGTCCCGAAAAGGCTTTCATCGACTGGACCCCGGTGGCAGGGGCTGTCAAATACCGGGTGTACCGAGCAGCGGGCGGTGTGAACAATACCCGCGTCTACGACCGGATCTGGGAAGGTACAGGGACTCATTATGAGGACACGGGCCTCATCCCGAACTTCTCGTACTACTACTACGTGACGGCCGTCGACGCTTCCGGCCTGGAGAGCTCGCACTACTTCAATCGCACCAATCAGGCCGTGGTCCCATTCCGGGCGGGGCTGAACCGGTTGGATATGGTGCGGGTGGTGCCCAATCCGTTCAACGTGCGCGGCGGCACCTACAAGGAGGACGCAGCGCACAACACCACGGGCTTCAACTTCGATGGCGGAGCGCGCGAGCAGAATACGATTGCTTTCATCAACCTGCCGCCCAAGTGCATCATCCGCATTTACAACTCCGTGGGCGATCACATTAAGACCCTGGAGCACACTTCCGGCTCGGCGGAGGAGCGGTGGTGGCCTTCCATCACCGACTACAACCAGTACACCGCTTCCGGTGTGTACTTCTACACCATCGAGGTGACAGAGGGCCCGTTGAAAGGCCAGGTCGGCAAGGGGAAGTTCGTGATCATCCGCTGA
- a CDS encoding TonB-dependent receptor, which translates to MAAKRLLRVLSTLAVAVTCAGLSSLLLAGTTGKISGTVRDADTGEPLPGANVVIVGTQMGAATDENGFYFIIGVPPGTYTVRAQMIGYTPVEQTEVPVFVDRTTSLNFQLKATVIEVERALVVTAERELVRRDVSYTQTNISADIVQKLPTAYNLQQVLTTQVGVSADAEGLVIRRSDEREIAYVLDGMNLKDEQDTRPFDYLPKTNVQEIQLLTGSFDAEYGDARGGVVNVVSRTPGRKFFVNFEGQISPLIGGDDPDHPGLKHFGPYIYSDKNWWEYGRYAWNDGKPSADRDGNGKPDFDGWEAWAAKNKFHNQKLSAWEAFQVWRWQHRSEDGKGNVLYNDAKFGTVDALYDSWTIHRGPLNYYGYNPDWNFDLTIGGPVPFYDRMSFVATHRREYTMYPFFVAMPYMEVSTTSLKLIHQFGADKRLMVQDMYSDVRDVHWGDYEPYRTAQSGSVARIFSAYNSNEFVYAHDSRIVPMGRYYNFLGATWTHTLSPKTFYEVRAQYTRARKFKIPNLRERNLGAVISIGPVTLDEAPKGWAYQKGDDRDILNLYRLRGEGDGRGLYLGTDKTVFLSGDLTSQITNNHQIKLGFQWQYDDIFEQNGYTENYLYLVNEAFRKYGPDLRPNTGDEPGAPGDQANFHDVHVFQWYGAAYVRDRMEYGGMILNIGLRVDAFQPFHNWYDRNDIFYPGGASYWNLQYLNYGPVADKAGKNYYGLKPDTHPPLQVRVSPRLGVSHPIGPQSKIYFNYGHFYQKPSREYLYRVQLGYDEPLEEMGNPWLRMPRTIQFEAGYEQNLFRDWVITLRSYYKDVTDELDNLSLRARDGHSHDYAINANARDIKGIEFEVAKRYGRYITGFANVEYNREKVSRYGWSNLYDPESGQAATDPTYMSYLRTVSNPDVNVQYPGSWAAKFSLSLVLPPEFGFGPMFLGSRPLGNWFFSVYHTWRQGAPYTWNPDALASLRGVYNHRFKDYNWTDLHVEKRFTVAGINAGLYMEIWNLFNVKNLRYTNVDSWSDLMSRQDRGNERVARLAYAQQIFKQGKKWGDEVDEKYMPQRYYIFYGMPRDYWFGLRLYF; encoded by the coding sequence ATGGCGGCCAAACGTCTGCTGAGGGTGCTTTCGACCCTTGCGGTGGCGGTGACCTGTGCGGGCCTGAGTTCCCTGCTCCTGGCTGGAACCACGGGAAAGATCTCCGGCACCGTAAGGGACGCGGACACCGGTGAGCCGCTCCCGGGAGCGAACGTGGTGATCGTCGGCACTCAGATGGGAGCGGCCACCGACGAGAACGGCTTCTACTTCATCATCGGAGTGCCGCCCGGCACGTACACCGTCCGCGCTCAAATGATTGGGTACACACCGGTGGAGCAGACCGAAGTGCCGGTGTTTGTGGACCGCACCACCTCCCTCAATTTCCAGTTGAAGGCCACAGTGATCGAGGTGGAGCGGGCGCTGGTGGTGACGGCCGAGCGGGAGCTTGTGCGAAGGGATGTCTCCTACACCCAGACCAACATCTCGGCCGACATCGTCCAGAAGCTGCCGACCGCCTACAACCTGCAGCAGGTGCTGACCACACAGGTGGGCGTGTCGGCTGACGCGGAGGGTTTGGTCATCCGACGCAGCGATGAGCGCGAGATCGCCTATGTGCTCGACGGCATGAACCTCAAGGACGAGCAAGACACGCGCCCCTTCGACTATCTGCCCAAGACCAACGTCCAGGAAATCCAGCTCCTGACAGGCTCGTTCGACGCCGAGTATGGTGATGCCCGAGGCGGCGTGGTCAATGTTGTCAGCCGCACGCCCGGCCGGAAATTCTTCGTTAACTTCGAAGGACAAATCAGCCCGCTGATCGGCGGGGACGACCCCGACCACCCCGGACTTAAACACTTCGGCCCCTACATCTACAGCGATAAGAACTGGTGGGAGTACGGGCGCTACGCCTGGAACGACGGGAAGCCGTCGGCCGACCGTGACGGCAACGGCAAGCCGGACTTCGACGGCTGGGAAGCTTGGGCCGCGAAGAACAAGTTCCACAACCAGAAGCTTTCGGCCTGGGAGGCCTTCCAGGTCTGGCGCTGGCAGCATCGCTCGGAGGATGGCAAGGGCAACGTCCTGTACAACGATGCGAAGTTCGGCACGGTAGATGCCCTTTACGATAGCTGGACCATCCACCGTGGACCGCTGAACTACTACGGCTACAATCCCGACTGGAATTTTGACCTCACCATCGGCGGACCGGTACCTTTCTACGACCGAATGAGCTTCGTGGCCACGCACCGCCGCGAATACACGATGTATCCCTTCTTCGTGGCCATGCCCTACATGGAAGTCAGCACCACGTCCTTGAAGTTGATCCATCAGTTTGGCGCGGACAAGCGCCTGATGGTGCAGGACATGTACTCCGACGTCCGGGATGTTCACTGGGGCGATTATGAGCCCTATCGGACCGCCCAGTCGGGTAGCGTGGCGCGGATCTTCAGCGCCTACAACAGCAATGAGTTTGTGTACGCCCACGACTCGCGCATCGTCCCGATGGGCCGCTACTACAACTTCCTCGGAGCCACCTGGACGCATACCCTGAGCCCCAAGACCTTCTACGAGGTGCGGGCTCAGTACACGCGGGCGCGCAAATTCAAGATCCCGAACCTGCGCGAGCGCAATCTGGGTGCGGTGATCTCCATTGGCCCGGTCACCTTGGATGAGGCACCCAAGGGCTGGGCGTACCAGAAGGGAGATGACCGGGATATTCTCAATCTCTACCGGCTGCGGGGCGAAGGCGATGGTCGCGGTCTCTACCTCGGCACCGACAAAACGGTATTCCTCTCCGGAGACTTGACCAGCCAGATCACGAACAACCACCAGATCAAGCTGGGCTTCCAATGGCAGTACGACGACATCTTCGAACAGAACGGCTACACAGAGAACTACCTGTACCTGGTGAATGAGGCTTTCCGCAAATACGGTCCCGATCTCAGACCAAACACCGGCGACGAGCCTGGAGCGCCCGGGGATCAGGCCAATTTCCACGATGTGCACGTGTTCCAGTGGTATGGCGCCGCCTACGTACGGGACCGAATGGAGTACGGCGGCATGATCCTCAACATCGGTTTGCGCGTGGATGCCTTCCAGCCATTCCACAATTGGTACGATCGCAACGACATCTTCTACCCGGGCGGCGCGAGCTACTGGAACCTCCAATATCTCAACTACGGTCCGGTGGCCGACAAGGCCGGAAAGAACTATTATGGGCTCAAACCCGATACGCATCCTCCGCTCCAGGTGCGGGTGAGTCCCCGGTTGGGTGTCTCGCATCCGATCGGGCCGCAAAGCAAGATCTATTTCAACTATGGCCACTTCTACCAGAAGCCGTCGCGTGAGTATTTGTACCGCGTCCAGCTGGGTTACGACGAGCCTCTGGAGGAGATGGGGAACCCCTGGCTGCGTATGCCGCGCACCATCCAGTTCGAAGCAGGCTACGAGCAGAACCTCTTCCGCGACTGGGTGATCACGTTGCGGAGCTACTACAAGGACGTGACCGACGAGCTGGATAACCTCAGCTTGCGGGCGCGCGACGGCCATAGTCACGATTACGCCATTAATGCCAACGCCCGCGACATTAAGGGCATCGAGTTCGAGGTGGCCAAGCGGTACGGGCGCTACATCACGGGCTTCGCCAATGTGGAGTACAATCGCGAGAAGGTAAGCCGGTACGGCTGGAGCAACCTCTACGATCCGGAAAGCGGGCAGGCTGCCACGGATCCGACCTACATGAGCTACCTCCGCACGGTGTCCAATCCCGACGTGAATGTACAGTATCCCGGAAGCTGGGCAGCGAAGTTCAGCCTCTCCCTTGTCCTGCCACCGGAGTTCGGCTTTGGGCCCATGTTCCTCGGCAGCCGGCCGCTCGGGAACTGGTTCTTCTCGGTCTACCATACCTGGCGGCAGGGTGCTCCCTACACCTGGAACCCCGACGCTCTGGCGAGCCTGCGCGGGGTCTACAACCATCGTTTCAAGGACTACAACTGGACCGATCTGCACGTGGAGAAGCGGTTCACGGTGGCAGGGATCAATGCGGGCCTGTACATGGAGATCTGGAACCTGTTCAACGTCAAGAACCTGCGCTACACAAACGTGGATTCGTGGAGCGATCTTATGAGCCGCCAGGACCGGGGTAACGAGAGAGTGGCTCGCCTGGCCTACGCCCAGCAGATCTTCAAGCAGGGCAAGAAATGGGGAGACGAGGTCGACGAAAAGTACATGCCGCAGCGCTATTACATCTTCTATGGGATGCCGCGCGACTACTGGTTCGGCCTGCGACTCTACTTCTGA
- a CDS encoding LacI family transcriptional regulator: MSRERPRFATIEDVARRAGVSKMTVSRVIRGHASVRAETRERVLRAIEELDYFPNSTARALVNDVTTNVGLVVGHPPRFDDFFNYVAKGAELELARRGYSLILVMQQLDEGDLPMVVRQRKVDGLLLGGPEIRQTLIESLQAKHIPCVLLANRVDYPPVPSVCADDFGGAMAAVQHLVSLGHERIAFVGTRRTFYHVQERFRGYAVALKMAGLPVRPEWCVEVAYSQEEGRSASRELLEKPDRPTAIFYSGDLLALGGIEAARDLGLSVPGDVAVVGFDDIQTAALLDPPLTTVRVDKEEMGRLAVELLFEAMENPSAQPRAVKIPTELVIRRSCGAAIVGQ; the protein is encoded by the coding sequence ATGAGCCGGGAGCGTCCGCGCTTTGCGACGATTGAGGATGTCGCCCGGCGGGCCGGCGTTTCGAAGATGACGGTTTCTCGAGTGATCCGGGGGCATGCGTCGGTCAGGGCCGAAACGCGCGAGCGGGTACTGCGGGCCATTGAGGAGCTGGATTACTTTCCCAATTCCACGGCTCGCGCGCTCGTCAACGACGTTACGACCAATGTAGGCCTGGTGGTAGGTCATCCGCCACGTTTCGACGACTTCTTCAACTACGTGGCGAAGGGGGCAGAGCTGGAGCTTGCGAGGAGAGGCTACAGCCTGATCCTCGTGATGCAGCAGCTGGACGAAGGAGACCTACCCATGGTGGTCCGGCAACGGAAAGTTGACGGACTGTTGCTCGGCGGTCCGGAGATCCGGCAGACCCTGATCGAATCCCTCCAAGCAAAACACATCCCCTGTGTCCTCCTGGCCAATCGTGTGGATTATCCTCCGGTACCCAGCGTGTGCGCCGACGATTTCGGCGGAGCCATGGCTGCCGTGCAGCATCTTGTGTCCCTCGGGCATGAGCGCATCGCCTTTGTGGGGACACGCCGGACCTTCTACCACGTCCAGGAGCGCTTCCGCGGCTACGCAGTGGCTCTGAAGATGGCCGGACTGCCGGTCCGTCCGGAGTGGTGCGTGGAGGTGGCATACTCGCAGGAGGAAGGCCGCTCCGCGAGTCGAGAGCTGCTGGAGAAGCCCGATCGTCCGACGGCGATCTTCTATTCAGGAGATTTGCTGGCTTTGGGCGGCATCGAAGCTGCGCGGGACCTGGGCCTATCGGTCCCCGGCGATGTGGCGGTGGTCGGTTTCGACGACATCCAGACAGCGGCGCTGCTGGATCCCCCCCTCACAACGGTCCGCGTCGACAAGGAAGAAATGGGTCGCCTGGCTGTGGAGTTGCTCTTCGAGGCCATGGAGAACCCCAGCGCCCAACCCCGCGCGGTAAAAATCCCCACGGAGCTGGTCATCCGAAGGTCGTGTGGAGCAGCGATAGTCGGTCAATAG
- a CDS encoding alpha-N-arabinofuranosidase — MAATESLFGQSAPEPQVLRIVVQADQADVTISRHIFGHFAEHLGRCIYGGFWVQDKSGNWGFNEPVIEALRRIRVPNLRWPGGCFADYYHWRDGIGPRAQRPRMVNAVWGGVTEDNSFGTHEYMELVRRLGAEPMIVGNLGSGTVAEMADWWEYVNHPGGSTLAELRKKNGHPEPFRVRFWGVGNESWGCGGNMTPEYYCDLLRRYATFLRPMAEVKPFVIAVGPGSEDYRWTEVVMREAGRHIAALDFHHYTLNGTWEKKGSATQFTEAEWFELMERALRMDELLTRHSTIMDHYDPRRRVALMVGEWGTWHEVEPGTNPAFLYQQNTLRDALVAGLHLNLFIKHAERVRMANLAQTVNVLQAVVLTEGGKLVLTPTYHVFDLYSVHQDAKRLPINVEGGVYRYGESQLPAISAAASEDAAGKVHLTLVNIDPHKGRTLRVEFRGREFKRVAGRILTAQAMNAHNTFENPEAVKPSDFVGAQFEGRDLSVELPPKSVVALELE; from the coding sequence ATGGCCGCCACGGAAAGCCTGTTCGGTCAGAGCGCTCCGGAGCCACAGGTTCTGCGCATCGTCGTCCAGGCCGACCAGGCCGATGTCACCATCAGCAGGCACATTTTCGGCCATTTTGCTGAGCACCTGGGTCGCTGCATCTACGGTGGGTTCTGGGTCCAGGATAAGTCCGGAAATTGGGGTTTCAACGAGCCGGTCATCGAGGCGCTCCGGAGGATTCGAGTCCCCAATTTGCGATGGCCGGGAGGGTGCTTTGCCGACTACTACCACTGGCGGGATGGGATTGGGCCACGCGCGCAGCGTCCGCGGATGGTCAACGCAGTCTGGGGTGGTGTGACGGAAGACAACAGCTTCGGCACCCACGAATACATGGAGCTGGTGCGGCGGCTGGGGGCAGAGCCCATGATTGTGGGGAACCTTGGCAGCGGCACCGTTGCGGAGATGGCCGATTGGTGGGAGTACGTAAACCACCCCGGTGGCAGCACCCTCGCCGAGTTGCGCAAGAAGAACGGGCATCCTGAGCCCTTCCGAGTTCGCTTTTGGGGGGTAGGCAACGAGTCGTGGGGATGCGGCGGCAACATGACGCCGGAGTACTACTGTGACCTCCTGCGTCGCTACGCCACGTTCCTGCGGCCCATGGCGGAGGTCAAACCGTTTGTGATCGCCGTCGGTCCGGGGAGTGAGGACTATCGGTGGACGGAAGTCGTGATGCGTGAGGCGGGCCGCCACATCGCAGCACTGGACTTCCATCACTACACTCTGAACGGGACGTGGGAGAAGAAGGGAAGCGCTACGCAATTCACCGAGGCAGAGTGGTTCGAGCTGATGGAGCGGGCGCTTCGAATGGATGAGCTTCTCACCCGGCACTCCACCATCATGGATCACTACGACCCGCGCAGAAGGGTGGCCCTAATGGTCGGAGAGTGGGGCACCTGGCACGAGGTCGAGCCCGGGACCAACCCTGCGTTTCTTTATCAGCAGAACACGCTTCGCGATGCCCTTGTGGCGGGCCTGCACTTGAATCTCTTTATCAAGCACGCCGAGCGAGTGCGGATGGCCAACCTCGCCCAGACCGTCAACGTGCTGCAGGCTGTGGTCCTGACCGAAGGGGGCAAGCTGGTGCTCACCCCCACCTACCACGTGTTCGACCTGTACTCGGTCCACCAGGATGCCAAGCGATTGCCGATCAACGTGGAAGGGGGGGTCTACCGCTACGGGGAATCGCAGCTTCCCGCGATCAGTGCCGCCGCCTCCGAAGATGCGGCGGGCAAGGTACACCTGACGCTGGTGAACATCGATCCTCACAAGGGGCGAACGCTACGGGTGGAATTCCGCGGTCGGGAGTTCAAGCGCGTGGCTGGACGGATCCTTACGGCCCAGGCCATGAACGCTCACAACACCTTCGAAAATCCGGAGGCCGTGAAGCCGTCCGACTTCGTAGGCGCGCAATTTGAGGGACGGGACCTTTCGGTGGAGTTGCCGCCCAAGAGCGTCGTAGCGCTCGAGCTTGAGTAG
- a CDS encoding DUF1080 domain-containing protein → MLRNDRFRIRLLICLLWAGTGLVGRAHGQPPEGFEALFNGRDLTGWWAPIGDLASGGFRVRDGVIEVDGSNRSVPALYTRETYENFVLELDFRISRGGNSGVFLHAPLSGRQSRVGFELQILDDHGEKPDIHSTGAVYDVVAPKENASKPAGEWNHYRIEMDWPRLRVWLNGVEVQDLDLSSHEVLRFRFRDGYIALQNHGSDAVFRNIYLKKLPGKVQWRNLVPENTLQGWVVHGAASWQVENGVIRGSGGRGYLVTGDEFDGFELQGYVRRTDKPAGAIRYRWVSEVQPGYVAEMQARELERQNLLQFRRRQPWWVLPALFGEWTPFQLICHGQYAEFRLDGLVVATVRNHQTVGPGRIALECLGGPQPFEVRDLRLRLLAEEDLALGGRSSSSR, encoded by the coding sequence ATGCTCAGGAACGACAGATTCCGGATTCGGCTCTTGATCTGCCTCTTGTGGGCGGGCACCGGATTGGTCGGGCGTGCGCACGGACAACCGCCCGAAGGGTTTGAGGCGCTGTTCAACGGTCGCGATCTCACTGGGTGGTGGGCGCCCATCGGGGACCTGGCGTCGGGCGGTTTCCGCGTGCGCGACGGCGTGATTGAGGTGGACGGTTCGAACCGCTCTGTGCCCGCTCTCTACACCCGGGAAACCTACGAGAACTTCGTTCTGGAGTTGGACTTTCGGATCTCCCGCGGCGGGAATTCGGGCGTGTTCCTGCACGCGCCCCTGAGCGGTCGCCAGTCCCGTGTAGGTTTTGAGCTTCAGATTCTCGATGATCATGGGGAAAAGCCGGACATTCACTCCACGGGAGCGGTGTACGATGTGGTGGCGCCGAAAGAGAACGCCAGCAAACCAGCCGGGGAGTGGAACCATTACCGCATCGAGATGGACTGGCCGCGGCTCCGCGTTTGGCTGAACGGCGTGGAGGTACAGGATCTCGACCTGTCGTCGCACGAGGTCCTGCGCTTCCGATTCCGCGACGGCTATATTGCGCTGCAAAACCACGGCTCAGATGCCGTGTTCCGCAACATCTACCTGAAGAAACTACCGGGCAAGGTCCAGTGGCGCAATTTGGTGCCGGAAAATACCCTCCAAGGCTGGGTGGTACACGGCGCTGCCAGCTGGCAGGTGGAGAACGGCGTGATCCGCGGAAGTGGCGGCAGAGGTTACCTGGTGACGGGCGACGAGTTCGACGGCTTCGAGCTCCAAGGCTACGTCCGCAGAACGGACAAGCCCGCCGGAGCGATTCGATACCGGTGGGTTTCCGAAGTCCAGCCGGGCTACGTAGCCGAAATGCAGGCGCGGGAGCTGGAGCGCCAGAATCTCCTGCAGTTTCGCCGAAGACAGCCGTGGTGGGTCCTGCCCGCTCTTTTCGGCGAGTGGACGCCCTTTCAGCTCATCTGCCATGGCCAGTACGCGGAATTCCGGCTGGACGGCTTAGTGGTGGCGACGGTCCGCAATCATCAGACGGTTGGGCCAGGAAGGATTGCCCTGGAGTGCCTTGGGGGACCGCAGCCCTTCGAGGTGAGAGATCTGCGCCTGCGTCTTTTGGCGGAAGAGGACCTGGCGTTAGGAGGGCGCTCCAGTTCCTCCCGCTGA
- a CDS encoding energy transducer TonB: MGRKAMWCVVLALALACAGMKPPVLLEKVEPQYPEEARKQGLEGAVTLYLLVSEEGKVEVAWVKKSSGHKILDDAAVEYAKGLRFAPARKGSKPVSVWMSWIVRYRAVPAHFLPKEYVDRIQKLYREAQRFQGEERSRILQEILEEHEKYVTYLESNPGVNLNDYLRSFVDETVYTTWKDFWPVWPLRFAVYHDFVLRFPGTPEAGFAASRLTDLIKQDIEGVKDKAKRVREIGDRREALLGAMFRFLARNYPESLNAELRREAERYLEAGSK; encoded by the coding sequence ATGGGGCGCAAGGCAATGTGGTGTGTGGTGCTGGCCTTGGCTCTTGCGTGCGCCGGGATGAAGCCGCCCGTCCTCCTGGAGAAGGTGGAGCCTCAGTATCCCGAGGAAGCGCGCAAGCAGGGACTTGAGGGGGCAGTCACCCTCTACCTTCTCGTCTCGGAAGAGGGGAAGGTGGAGGTGGCGTGGGTCAAGAAATCCTCTGGCCACAAGATTCTGGACGACGCAGCGGTGGAGTACGCAAAAGGCCTTCGCTTCGCGCCGGCGCGCAAAGGGAGTAAGCCGGTCAGCGTGTGGATGTCCTGGATCGTCCGCTACCGAGCCGTCCCGGCCCACTTTCTCCCGAAGGAATACGTGGACCGCATCCAGAAACTTTACCGCGAGGCCCAGAGATTCCAGGGAGAAGAACGCAGCCGGATCCTCCAGGAGATCCTCGAGGAGCACGAGAAGTACGTCACCTACCTGGAGAGCAATCCGGGTGTGAACCTGAACGACTACCTGCGCTCCTTTGTGGACGAGACGGTCTACACGACCTGGAAGGACTTCTGGCCGGTCTGGCCTCTCCGCTTTGCGGTCTACCACGACTTTGTCCTGCGTTTTCCTGGCACGCCCGAGGCTGGCTTTGCGGCCTCCCGCCTGACGGACCTGATCAAGCAGGACATTGAGGGCGTCAAGGACAAGGCCAAGCGCGTCCGGGAGATCGGCGACCGGCGCGAGGCCCTTCTGGGAGCCATGTTCCGTTTCCTCGCCAGGAATTACCCGGAGTCCCTCAACGCAGAGTTGCGGCGAGAGGCAGAGCGGTATCTGGAGGCCGGCTCGAAGTGA